From a region of the Janthinobacterium sp. 61 genome:
- a CDS encoding NAD(P)/FAD-dependent oxidoreductase, translating into MAKQFDVAVIGAGAAGMMCAAVAAQQGKRVVLIDHAAKLAEKIRISGGGRCNFTNINATPQNFLSENPHFCKSALSRYTPQDFLALVKKYRIGYHEKHKGQQFCNESAEQIIDMLKDECAAGGVHWRMPCKIDNVVQQDDGGFVLQTDSGDIETASIVIATGGPSIPKIGATDFAYRIAKQFDLMMVEPRPALVPLTFDAASWAPFAELSGIALEVDVETGSLKGRKATGARFREDLLFTHRGLSGPAILQISSYWLPGTPIVINLLPEVDVAQTLIEGKGTLKKQLGNIVAQWLPQRLADCLLAVNGLAPDARIADMPDAQLRKLGLAINAWSIVPNGSEGYRKAEVTRGGIDTRELSQQTMMANKVPGLYFIGEAVDVTGWLGGYNFQWAWASGVAAGIALQ; encoded by the coding sequence ATGGCAAAACAATTTGATGTGGCAGTGATCGGCGCGGGCGCGGCCGGCATGATGTGTGCGGCTGTTGCCGCCCAGCAAGGCAAGCGCGTGGTATTGATCGATCACGCAGCCAAGCTGGCCGAAAAGATCCGCATCTCGGGTGGCGGGCGCTGTAATTTCACCAACATTAACGCCACCCCACAAAATTTCCTCTCGGAAAATCCGCATTTCTGCAAAAGCGCGCTGTCGCGCTACACGCCGCAGGATTTCCTCGCGCTGGTGAAAAAATACCGCATCGGCTACCACGAGAAGCACAAGGGCCAGCAATTCTGCAATGAATCGGCCGAGCAGATCATCGACATGCTCAAAGACGAGTGCGCCGCTGGCGGCGTGCACTGGCGCATGCCGTGCAAGATTGATAATGTTGTCCAGCAAGATGATGGCGGCTTCGTGCTGCAGACCGATAGCGGCGACATCGAGACGGCCAGCATCGTCATTGCCACGGGCGGCCCGTCGATCCCGAAGATCGGCGCCACGGATTTTGCCTACCGCATCGCCAAACAATTCGATTTGATGATGGTCGAACCGCGTCCGGCCCTGGTGCCGCTGACGTTCGATGCGGCCAGCTGGGCGCCGTTCGCGGAACTGTCTGGCATTGCCCTGGAAGTGGATGTGGAAACGGGCAGCCTGAAAGGCCGCAAGGCAACAGGTGCGCGTTTCCGCGAAGATTTGCTGTTCACCCACCGCGGCCTGTCCGGCCCGGCGATCCTGCAGATTTCCAGCTACTGGCTGCCGGGCACGCCCATCGTCATCAACTTGTTGCCGGAAGTAGACGTGGCGCAGACCCTCATCGAAGGCAAGGGCACCCTGAAGAAGCAGCTGGGCAATATCGTCGCGCAATGGCTGCCGCAGCGCCTGGCAGACTGCCTGCTGGCCGTCAACGGCCTGGCGCCGGACGCGCGCATCGCCGACATGCCCGACGCACAGCTGCGCAAGCTGGGACTGGCCATCAATGCCTGGTCCATCGTGCCGAACGGTTCCGAAGGCTACCGCAAGGCCGAAGTGACACGCGGCGGCATCGATACGCGCGAGCTGTCGCAGCAGACCATGATGGCCAACAAGGTGCCGGGCCTGTACTTCATCGGCGAAGCGGTCGACGTGACGGGCTGGCTGGGCGGCTACAACTTCCAGTGGGCCTGGGCTTCCGGCGTGGCGGCAGGTATTGCCTTGCAGTAA
- the rpsU gene encoding 30S ribosomal protein S21, with protein sequence MTTIRLKENEPFEVAMRRFKRTIEKTGLLTELRAREFYEKPTAERKRKLAAAVKRHYKRIRSQQLPKKLF encoded by the coding sequence ATGACCACTATTCGCCTTAAAGAAAACGAGCCGTTCGAAGTCGCAATGCGTCGCTTCAAACGCACCATCGAAAAAACGGGTCTGCTGACCGAATTGCGCGCACGCGAATTCTACGAAAAGCCAACAGCTGAGCGCAAGCGCAAGCTGGCAGCTGCTGTAAAGCGTCATTACAAACGCATCCGCAGCCAACAACTGCCGAAAAAATTATTCTAA
- a CDS encoding GatB/YqeY domain-containing protein — protein sequence MSLKEQITEDMKNAMRAKEAGKLGTIRLLLAEIKRKEVDERIELTDAHVTAIVEKMIKQRKDSITQFEAGGRADLADIEKAELVHLTGYMPAGLSDEEVAAEVAAAVAASGAAGPQDMGKVMAIVKPKLAGRADMTVVSALVKKALTPAA from the coding sequence ATGAGCTTGAAAGAACAAATTACCGAAGACATGAAAAACGCCATGCGCGCCAAGGAAGCGGGCAAGCTGGGCACGATTCGCCTGTTGCTGGCGGAAATCAAGCGCAAGGAAGTCGACGAGCGCATCGAATTGACGGATGCACATGTGACGGCCATCGTGGAAAAGATGATCAAGCAGCGCAAGGATTCGATCACCCAGTTCGAAGCCGGTGGCCGTGCCGACCTGGCCGACATCGAAAAAGCCGAGCTGGTGCACCTGACGGGCTATATGCCTGCCGGTCTGTCGGACGAAGAAGTGGCGGCCGAAGTGGCTGCCGCCGTGGCCGCCTCGGGCGCCGCCGGTCCGCAAGACATGGGCAAGGTGATGGCCATCGTCAAGCCGAAGCTGGCGGGCCGCGCCGATATGACCGTGGTGTCCGCGCTGGTCAAGAAAGCCTTGACGCCAGCAGCGTAA